A region from the Sphingomonas sp. S2-65 genome encodes:
- a CDS encoding glycosyltransferase family 2 protein produces the protein MVQPQTALLNLGDAESRPQAAPRPIKLIIQIPCFNEAEHLGPTLADLPRSIPGVDIIETLVISDGSRDATVAVAKACGVDHIVDLPINKGLATAFMAGLDRALREGADIIVNTDADNQYRAADIGKLVRPILDREAEFVVGDRPIPDIEHFSRQKRALQHLGSWVVRLASGTKVGDAPSGFRALSREAALRINTFDSYTYTLETIVHAGLSDVRIVSVPIGVNGETRPSRLVRSIPDYVMRSAKSILRTTLVYQPARTFVAMSLPLAIVGGILALRWLWLYLGGSPRAHVPSLLASAGLLLSAVFLLIAAVLGKLLSINRRLLQDIQYRLRKFDAQLRQTDDESR, from the coding sequence ATGGTTCAGCCGCAAACGGCTTTGTTGAATTTGGGTGACGCCGAAAGCCGCCCGCAAGCGGCGCCCAGGCCGATCAAGCTGATCATCCAGATCCCCTGCTTCAACGAAGCCGAGCATCTGGGGCCGACCCTGGCCGACCTGCCGCGCTCGATCCCGGGCGTGGACATCATCGAGACGCTGGTGATCAGCGACGGCAGCCGCGACGCCACGGTGGCGGTCGCCAAGGCGTGCGGCGTCGACCATATCGTCGACCTGCCGATCAACAAGGGACTGGCCACCGCCTTCATGGCCGGGCTCGACCGGGCGTTGCGCGAAGGTGCCGACATCATCGTCAACACCGACGCCGACAATCAGTATCGGGCCGCCGACATCGGCAAGCTGGTGCGCCCAATCCTGGACCGCGAGGCCGAGTTCGTGGTGGGCGATCGTCCCATTCCCGACATCGAGCACTTCTCGAGGCAGAAGCGCGCGCTCCAGCATCTGGGAAGCTGGGTGGTACGACTGGCGTCGGGCACCAAGGTGGGCGACGCGCCAAGCGGCTTCCGCGCATTGTCGCGCGAGGCGGCGCTGCGGATCAACACCTTCGACAGCTATACCTATACGCTGGAAACGATCGTCCATGCCGGGCTGTCCGACGTGCGCATCGTATCGGTACCGATCGGCGTCAATGGCGAGACGCGGCCGTCGCGGCTAGTGCGCTCCATTCCCGACTATGTGATGCGCTCGGCGAAGTCGATCCTGCGTACCACCCTGGTCTATCAGCCGGCACGGACCTTTGTGGCGATGAGCCTTCCGCTCGCCATCGTCGGCGGCATCCTGGCGCTGCGCTGGCTGTGGCTGTATCTCGGCGGAAGCCCGCGCGCGCATGTGCCGAGCCTGCTCGCCTCCGCGGGGCTGCTGCTGAGCGCGGTGTTCCTGCTGATCGCCGCGGTGCTCGGCAAGCTGCTGTCGATCAATCGGCGGCTGTTGCAGGACATCCAGTACCGGCTGCGCAAGTTCGACGCGCAGTTGCGCCAGACGGACGACGAGAGCCGCTGA
- a CDS encoding DUF4861 family protein, translating to MSGSGKRYALRVKAPIAPLLLLLTLAAAPGQDSAPFRPASPAERQARAAVVLGDYRYDDLLWENDRTAHRIYGHRLEAVEPPSGSGIDAWGKSVSWPFMDRQLRTGDQHADHGEGVDFYNVGAARGTGGLGIWYDNKLWTSRNYVRHRILNAGPDVADFSVGYAPWPVGVNRQVSETRRFTLPAGTHFTRMISTLSSNRSEPLVVGIGISRRPTDPTAAGTFTADRATGRFAWWGPTDQRHGTMAAALLVDPAMIVDVKNDSDNHLVLLRVPPGKPFVYYAGAAWDRGADIHTQAEWITYVRAARADFTADHD from the coding sequence ATGTCTGGTTCGGGTAAACGCTACGCGCTGCGGGTGAAGGCCCCAATCGCCCCGCTCTTGCTGCTGCTCACCCTGGCGGCGGCTCCGGGCCAGGACAGCGCCCCGTTCCGACCGGCTTCCCCGGCCGAGCGGCAGGCGCGGGCCGCAGTGGTGCTCGGCGACTATCGCTATGACGATCTGTTGTGGGAAAACGACCGCACCGCCCACCGCATCTACGGCCATCGGCTCGAGGCAGTGGAGCCTCCTTCGGGCTCGGGGATCGATGCGTGGGGCAAGTCGGTTTCGTGGCCGTTCATGGATCGCCAGCTGCGCACCGGCGACCAGCATGCCGATCATGGCGAAGGCGTGGATTTCTACAATGTCGGCGCGGCCAGGGGCACGGGCGGGCTCGGCATCTGGTACGACAACAAGCTGTGGACATCGCGCAACTATGTCCGTCACCGCATCCTGAACGCCGGCCCCGACGTCGCCGACTTTTCGGTGGGCTATGCGCCATGGCCGGTCGGCGTGAACCGCCAGGTTTCGGAGACGCGCCGGTTCACCTTGCCCGCCGGAACACACTTCACCCGCATGATCTCGACGCTGTCCTCCAACCGGTCCGAACCACTCGTCGTTGGCATCGGCATATCGCGCCGGCCCACGGATCCCACGGCCGCCGGCACTTTCACGGCGGACCGCGCGACGGGGCGCTTCGCATGGTGGGGACCGACCGATCAACGTCATGGCACGATGGCTGCGGCGCTGCTCGTCGACCCCGCGATGATCGTGGATGTGAAGAATGACAGCGACAACCACCTCGTCCTCCTGCGCGTCCCCCCAGGCAAGCCCTTCGTCTACTATGCCGGTGCAGCATGGGATCGTGGCGCGGACATCCACACGCAAGCCGAGTGGATCACTTATGTTCGTGCGGCACGCGCAGATTTCACGGCGGATCATGACTGA
- a CDS encoding glycoside hydrolase family 105 protein translates to MLSLLPALLLATAPAAVEMPRAADVLRSTRRVADWQLAHADRFDYMPAARASVRNPRDWQQATFWVALTELADRDATYRKPILALGAREQWQLGRNPYHADDQLIAQAWEWASRNGAGPAALAPARAYFDRILADRRTGSLAFVPRGPGSGDSACTDRWCWCDALFMAPPTLLRLGQALRDPRYAAFVHDEFKATTDYLYDPGEKLFFRDSRFFDRRDGKGNKLFWSRGNGWVLAGLARVIQGLPKDDPRRSWYVGLFRDMAGRIVTLQKPDGYWAPSLLDNGADTPPESSGTGFFTYAFAWGIRAGILDPVRYRAPAIRGWRALERAVQPSGMLGWVQQVSDRPDVVAAADTQFYGAGAYVLAGTAIHDLARAEQERRR, encoded by the coding sequence ATGTTGAGCCTGCTCCCCGCCTTGTTGCTCGCAACTGCGCCGGCAGCTGTGGAGATGCCCAGGGCGGCCGACGTGCTTCGGTCCACTCGGCGCGTGGCGGACTGGCAGTTGGCGCATGCCGACCGGTTCGACTACATGCCGGCGGCGCGTGCCAGCGTGCGCAACCCGCGCGATTGGCAACAGGCAACCTTCTGGGTTGCACTGACCGAGTTAGCCGACCGCGACGCGACGTACCGCAAGCCGATCCTGGCACTGGGGGCGCGCGAGCAATGGCAGTTGGGCCGCAACCCCTATCATGCTGACGACCAACTGATCGCGCAGGCGTGGGAATGGGCGTCGCGCAACGGGGCCGGACCCGCGGCACTCGCGCCGGCCCGTGCCTATTTCGACCGGATCCTCGCGGACCGCCGCACCGGCAGCCTGGCGTTCGTTCCCCGCGGTCCGGGAAGCGGCGACAGCGCGTGCACCGACCGCTGGTGCTGGTGCGACGCGCTGTTCATGGCGCCCCCTACCCTGTTGCGTCTCGGCCAGGCGCTACGCGATCCGCGATATGCGGCCTTCGTCCATGACGAGTTCAAGGCGACCACCGACTATCTGTACGACCCCGGCGAGAAGCTGTTCTTCCGCGACAGCCGCTTCTTCGATCGGCGCGACGGCAAGGGCAACAAGCTCTTCTGGAGCCGCGGCAATGGCTGGGTGCTTGCCGGGCTGGCGCGTGTGATCCAGGGGCTGCCCAAGGATGATCCGCGGCGGAGCTGGTATGTCGGGCTGTTCCGCGACATGGCGGGGCGGATCGTCACCCTGCAGAAGCCCGACGGCTATTGGGCGCCCTCGCTGCTGGACAATGGCGCGGATACGCCCCCCGAATCCAGCGGGACGGGGTTCTTCACCTATGCCTTTGCCTGGGGCATCCGCGCCGGCATCCTCGACCCGGTGCGATACCGCGCGCCGGCTATCCGCGGCTGGCGCGCGCTCGAACGTGCGGTGCAGCCGTCGGGCATGCTGGGCTGGGTCCAGCAAGTGAGCGACCGGCCCGACGTGGTCGCCGCCGCCGATACGCAATTCTATGGGGCGGGCGCTTATGTGCTGGCCGGAACCGCGATCCACGATCTGGCCCGTGCCGAGCAGGAGCGCCGCCGATGA
- a CDS encoding TonB-dependent receptor, with protein MVGRHRAALLVSASFLFIPAALAQQQPSTDQAQAESLTSPTVQPNPVEPEGAPTDPTQTGTPDTRTARTDPIAQAAAEADADAQGEIIVTGARATQRTSIELKRNSSVIVDGLVSDEIGATPDNSVGDTLERITGVSADRFKGNANELSVRGLGPTLSFSTFNGREVSTAGPDRSVAFQQFPSELVNGVLVYKSQQADFLEGGVGGIIELRSLKPLDYGKRRLQAEFRADYQPKADDVYQEDGLGYRANISYTDSYSTGIGDIGVSIGYQRQDTSAPEDYYNANATFQLCNTVANNPSQVTGTAPALVASGAGANCTFATGPRAVAPSTGATPVTVGETIGDYYFANSSRSFRTQQTAEVRDAVMGTLQWRPTPDFEIAVDGQYSKRNSLEKRNVLAIAEGLRGVQPLLIGTGDNGYSEGALISYRGNSNIENQLERRQRVEDYKGGGITLAWRPDGWNFTADGSYSGSHRTETQKATRMRSTTRVPYQLTYEDDNIVPTITFGNNFDVTNPASFLATSNTAVYARNRFATDRRDEIWAGRIDVERLFDNSFLTAFKFGARYSDHHRTNDNARNSDLNTIVPVNGQTPAQLITAANQNCRAPFTTRSFMEGTGTNLNRWATFDNDCLFRTFTGSDDALPLPTDGRDPSDIDVTERIYTAYAMASFRSDLGQTPFSGNVGLRWLDTRITSVGYRQSYLITIDPGSDTYTVAVDPTGQLTSNTGRGHYRYLLPSANVAFDLSDKFKLRLAGYRAIARSGIESFGAGINLNPSTGTGGLGNIIFNATTGNPNLKPLRAWNADASLELYASKDTLFALAGYYKWVVGTVIGRDVAIPTPITVTTVTLNPGAPSPRQTVDLIINPVAPANDTETRNLYGLEFTGSHAFTWLPQPLDGFGVQASVNRAFANFEYPDTSGNAISNYIDPANLIGLSKWTASGSVYFEKWGLSLRANYRYRSSYYKPNGGTNREVRGADYVNLSAQYNVSSNVQLKAQALNITGTQDVMYKGGYDSIAEVSNSGPQYFFGVRVRM; from the coding sequence ATGGTTGGCCGACACCGGGCTGCGCTACTCGTCAGTGCTTCGTTCCTTTTCATTCCCGCAGCGCTCGCCCAGCAGCAGCCAAGCACCGATCAGGCGCAGGCCGAAAGCCTCACCTCTCCCACCGTTCAGCCCAATCCGGTCGAGCCGGAGGGCGCACCGACCGATCCGACGCAGACCGGTACTCCGGACACACGCACGGCACGCACCGACCCGATCGCGCAAGCCGCGGCAGAAGCCGATGCCGACGCGCAGGGAGAGATCATCGTCACGGGGGCGCGGGCGACGCAGCGCACCTCGATCGAGCTGAAGCGGAATTCGAGCGTGATCGTCGATGGCCTCGTCTCCGACGAGATCGGCGCCACGCCCGACAATTCGGTCGGCGACACGCTCGAGCGGATCACCGGCGTCTCTGCCGATCGCTTCAAGGGCAACGCCAACGAGCTCTCCGTACGCGGGCTTGGGCCGACGCTCAGCTTTTCGACGTTCAACGGACGCGAGGTGTCCACGGCGGGTCCCGACCGGTCGGTCGCGTTCCAGCAGTTCCCGTCCGAACTGGTCAACGGCGTGCTGGTCTACAAGTCGCAGCAAGCCGACTTCCTGGAGGGCGGCGTCGGCGGGATCATCGAGCTTCGCTCCCTCAAGCCGCTCGATTACGGCAAGCGCCGCCTGCAGGCCGAGTTCCGCGCTGATTATCAGCCCAAGGCCGATGACGTCTATCAGGAGGACGGGCTCGGCTACCGTGCCAACATCTCCTATACCGACAGCTATTCGACCGGCATCGGCGATATCGGCGTGTCGATCGGCTACCAGCGGCAGGACACGTCCGCGCCGGAAGATTATTACAACGCCAACGCCACGTTCCAGCTGTGCAACACCGTGGCCAACAATCCCTCGCAGGTGACCGGAACCGCCCCGGCACTCGTCGCTTCGGGTGCGGGCGCCAACTGCACGTTCGCGACAGGGCCTCGCGCGGTGGCACCTTCCACCGGGGCGACCCCGGTCACGGTCGGCGAGACGATCGGCGACTATTATTTCGCCAACTCCTCACGCAGCTTCCGCACCCAGCAGACCGCCGAGGTTCGCGACGCGGTGATGGGCACGCTGCAGTGGCGCCCGACACCGGACTTCGAGATCGCCGTCGACGGGCAGTATTCGAAACGCAACAGCCTGGAGAAGCGCAATGTCCTGGCGATCGCCGAGGGCCTGCGCGGTGTGCAGCCGCTGCTGATCGGCACCGGCGACAACGGCTATAGCGAAGGCGCGCTGATCAGCTATCGCGGCAATTCCAACATCGAGAACCAGCTCGAGCGCCGGCAACGTGTCGAGGACTATAAGGGTGGCGGCATCACCCTGGCCTGGCGGCCCGACGGGTGGAACTTCACCGCAGACGGCAGCTATTCGGGGTCGCACCGTACGGAAACGCAGAAGGCGACGCGCATGCGCTCCACCACGCGCGTGCCGTATCAGCTGACCTATGAAGACGACAACATCGTTCCGACCATCACCTTCGGCAACAATTTCGACGTCACGAACCCCGCCAGCTTCCTGGCGACGTCCAACACCGCGGTGTATGCCCGCAACCGCTTCGCGACCGACCGCCGCGATGAGATCTGGGCAGGCCGGATCGACGTCGAGCGGTTGTTCGACAACAGCTTCCTCACCGCCTTCAAGTTCGGTGCGCGCTATTCGGACCATCATCGTACCAACGACAATGCGCGCAACAGCGACCTGAACACCATTGTGCCCGTAAACGGCCAGACCCCGGCGCAGCTGATCACCGCGGCCAACCAGAACTGCCGGGCGCCGTTCACCACCCGGTCCTTTATGGAGGGAACGGGAACGAACCTGAACCGCTGGGCGACGTTCGACAATGACTGCCTGTTCCGCACGTTCACCGGCAGCGACGATGCGCTTCCCCTGCCCACCGACGGGCGCGATCCGAGCGACATCGACGTCACCGAGCGGATCTACACCGCTTATGCGATGGCGAGCTTCCGCTCGGACCTGGGCCAAACGCCGTTCTCGGGCAATGTGGGCTTGCGCTGGCTGGACACCCGGATCACCTCGGTCGGGTATCGGCAGTCGTATCTGATCACCATCGATCCCGGCAGCGACACCTACACCGTGGCCGTGGATCCCACCGGACAGCTGACCAGCAACACCGGCCGCGGCCATTACCGCTATTTGTTGCCGAGCGCGAACGTGGCGTTCGACCTTTCGGACAAGTTCAAGCTGCGCCTGGCCGGCTACCGCGCGATCGCCCGCTCCGGCATCGAAAGCTTCGGCGCCGGCATCAACCTCAATCCGTCGACGGGTACCGGCGGGCTGGGTAACATCATCTTCAACGCGACCACCGGCAACCCGAACCTCAAGCCGCTCCGCGCCTGGAACGCCGATGCCAGCCTGGAGCTATACGCGTCCAAGGACACGTTGTTCGCGCTGGCGGGCTATTACAAATGGGTCGTCGGCACGGTGATCGGCCGTGACGTCGCCATTCCAACTCCCATCACCGTGACGACGGTCACGCTCAATCCCGGCGCTCCCAGCCCTCGCCAGACGGTCGACCTGATCATCAACCCGGTCGCGCCGGCGAACGATACCGAGACGCGCAATCTCTACGGGCTGGAGTTCACCGGCAGCCATGCCTTCACCTGGCTGCCCCAGCCCCTGGACGGCTTCGGCGTGCAGGCCTCGGTCAATCGCGCGTTCGCCAATTTCGAGTATCCCGACACGTCGGGCAACGCGATCTCGAACTATATCGATCCTGCCAACCTGATCGGCCTGTCCAAATGGACGGCCAGCGGATCGGTGTATTTCGAGAAATGGGGGCTCTCGCTCCGGGCGAACTATCGCTACCGCTCGTCCTACTACAAGCCCAATGGCGGCACCAACCGCGAGGTTCGCGGCGCCGACTATGTGAACTTGTCGGCACAATATAATGTCAGCTCGAACGTGCAGCTGAAGGCGCAGGCGCTCAACATCACCGGCACGCAGGACGTGATGTACAAGGGCGGCTATGACAGCATCGCCGAGGTTTCGAACAGCGGCCCGCAATACTTCTTCGGCGTTCGCGTGAGGATGTAG
- a CDS encoding pirin family protein: MIELRPFATLGGDNHGWLDAKHHFSFANYHDPKRMHWGNLRVWNDDTIQPQTGFPAHPHRDMEIITYVRSGAITHQDNLGNKGRTPAGDVQVMSAGTGITHSEFNLEDEVTQIFQIWLLPTRSGEKPGWGAKPFPKGDRAGQFVVLASGYDNDNDALPIRTDARVVAATLKAGETAEYPLGSDRKAYLVPATGKIEIDGVTVNARDGAAISDVAVLTVTALEDSEIVLVDAA; the protein is encoded by the coding sequence ATGATCGAACTTCGGCCCTTCGCAACCCTTGGCGGCGACAATCATGGCTGGCTCGATGCCAAGCATCATTTCTCGTTCGCCAACTATCATGACCCGAAGCGCATGCACTGGGGCAATCTGCGCGTGTGGAACGACGACACGATCCAGCCGCAGACCGGCTTTCCGGCGCACCCGCACCGCGACATGGAGATCATCACCTATGTCCGTTCCGGCGCGATCACCCATCAGGACAATCTGGGCAACAAGGGCCGCACCCCGGCCGGCGACGTCCAGGTGATGAGCGCCGGCACCGGGATCACCCACTCGGAATTCAACCTGGAGGACGAGGTCACGCAGATCTTCCAGATCTGGCTGCTGCCGACCCGCAGCGGCGAGAAGCCTGGCTGGGGCGCCAAGCCCTTCCCCAAGGGCGATCGTGCCGGGCAGTTCGTGGTGCTCGCCAGCGGATATGACAACGACAACGACGCATTGCCGATCCGCACCGATGCACGGGTGGTCGCCGCGACGCTGAAGGCCGGCGAGACCGCCGAATATCCGCTCGGCAGCGACCGCAAGGCGTATCTGGTGCCCGCGACCGGCAAGATCGAAATCGACGGCGTGACCGTGAATGCCCGGGACGGTGCCGCGATCAGCGATGTCGCGGTGCTGACGGTCACTGCGCTCGAGGACAGCGAGATCGTCCTGGTCGACGCCGCCTGA
- a CDS encoding FadR/GntR family transcriptional regulator, which yields MTSTKAASLADDLVARFRNDIESGVLAPGDRFPTEKAVTEDFGVSRTVVREAFARLAAQGLLESRRGSGAYVAENARYRAFQVMPEDLAAIEDVLKLLEMRTGLETEMAALAAERRDNTDLDALERLLAEMEVSDDGAQSMVIDRAFHATIANATRNDYYVRFADFLGLRLIPSRALYLVGEGAMKPQEYARVINADHRAIYHAIAAGDPVGAREAARLHMRSSYERYAALQLRVPRADA from the coding sequence ATGACGTCTACCAAAGCCGCTTCGCTCGCCGATGATCTTGTCGCGCGCTTCAGGAACGACATCGAGTCAGGCGTCCTTGCCCCCGGCGATCGTTTCCCCACCGAAAAGGCCGTGACCGAGGATTTCGGCGTGAGCCGCACGGTGGTGCGTGAGGCGTTCGCCCGGCTAGCGGCACAAGGGCTGCTCGAGTCGCGGCGCGGATCGGGCGCTTATGTCGCCGAGAACGCGCGCTACCGGGCGTTCCAGGTGATGCCCGAGGATCTCGCCGCGATCGAAGACGTGTTGAAACTGCTGGAGATGCGGACGGGGCTGGAGACGGAGATGGCCGCGCTGGCTGCCGAGCGGCGGGACAACACCGACCTCGACGCGCTCGAACGCCTGCTGGCGGAGATGGAAGTGAGCGACGACGGCGCGCAGTCGATGGTGATCGACCGCGCCTTTCACGCCACGATCGCCAATGCCACGCGCAACGACTATTATGTCCGCTTCGCCGATTTCCTCGGTCTTCGCCTGATCCCGTCGCGGGCGCTGTATCTCGTGGGCGAAGGGGCGATGAAGCCGCAGGAATATGCCCGCGTCATCAATGCCGATCACCGGGCGATCTACCATGCCATCGCGGCGGGCGATCCCGTCGGCGCACGCGAAGCCGCGCGGCTGCACATGCGCTCCAGCTATGAACGCTACGCAGCGCTTCAATTGCGAGTGCCCCGCGCGGACGCCTGA
- a CDS encoding LysR family transcriptional regulator, giving the protein MASPGTPTFDQLRLFLAIVETGSFGAAARKLNRAVSVVSYGIANLEAQLGVTLFDREGSRKPQLSIAGRAVLAEARTVAHGMDGLRAKVKGLLEGLEAEVSLAVDVMLPTARLGAVLRAFRAEFPTVTLRLHVEALGAVTALVLDGKAGVAISGPLATSVDGVELRAAGSVEMVPVAAPDHPLARLHPIPPGAARDHVQLVLTDRSPITAGRDFAVQSPRTWRLADLGAKHALLREGIGWGNMPLPMIQPDLDAGTLLRLAMPEQPGGAYRFCGIYRRDTPPGPAASWLLDRFVDSAADEAGELPDA; this is encoded by the coding sequence ATGGCCAGCCCCGGTACGCCCACCTTCGACCAGCTTCGCCTGTTCCTTGCCATTGTCGAGACCGGCAGCTTTGGCGCTGCCGCGCGAAAGCTCAACCGCGCGGTGTCGGTGGTGAGCTACGGCATCGCCAATCTCGAGGCGCAGCTCGGCGTCACGCTGTTCGACCGCGAGGGTAGCCGCAAGCCGCAGCTGAGCATCGCGGGCAGGGCAGTGCTGGCCGAGGCGCGCACCGTCGCGCACGGCATGGATGGCCTGCGCGCCAAGGTGAAGGGACTTCTGGAGGGGCTGGAAGCCGAAGTCAGCCTCGCCGTCGACGTGATGCTGCCCACGGCGCGTCTCGGCGCGGTGCTGCGTGCCTTCCGCGCCGAGTTCCCCACCGTCACCCTGCGCCTCCATGTCGAGGCGCTGGGCGCCGTCACTGCGCTGGTGCTGGACGGCAAGGCCGGGGTGGCGATCAGCGGCCCGCTCGCCACCTCCGTCGACGGCGTCGAACTGCGCGCGGCCGGATCGGTCGAGATGGTGCCCGTGGCCGCGCCCGACCACCCGCTCGCCCGGCTGCACCCGATCCCGCCGGGCGCCGCGCGAGACCATGTCCAGCTGGTGCTGACCGACCGCTCGCCGATCACCGCCGGGCGTGACTTCGCGGTGCAGAGCCCGCGCACCTGGCGGCTGGCCGATCTCGGCGCCAAGCACGCGCTGCTGCGCGAGGGGATTGGCTGGGGCAACATGCCGCTGCCGATGATCCAACCCGATTTGGATGCCGGCACGCTGCTGCGCCTCGCCATGCCCGAGCAGCCGGGCGGCGCCTATCGCTTCTGCGGCATCTATCGCCGCGACACGCCGCCGGGGCCTGCGGCGTCTTGGTTGCTCGACCGCTTCGTCGACAGCGCCGCGGATGAAGCCGGCGAACTGCCCGACGCCTGA
- a CDS encoding lysylphosphatidylglycerol synthase transmembrane domain-containing protein, with amino-acid sequence MKKRLIGIVVSLGLIAVLWSTVDFKAIVDAAHRADPTWFWAAIAMVVPLTLGTSERFRVLADGSIGLGTSIRLILSASTLNLVLPSKMGDIAKAWVLRQRDGMGDARALSLVVFEKMLDMMSLLAMGTVALLVAGLHFPGAGLALLVVAGGAAALFCVMIPGLMERLPLRRLLGDRQLPAKVAAVSGAWNELTRGFWADRGKAFAILAGSLLIWVGHLFQIWLFARAIAPTIPFAETATFGTLAILAGLLPFTFAGVGTRDAALVLLFAPWLNGGEAALLGLFATLRYVLPAIAGLPFVGDYWKGRAAPAQ; translated from the coding sequence GTGAAGAAGCGCCTGATTGGAATCGTCGTCAGCCTGGGGCTGATCGCGGTCCTGTGGTCGACCGTCGACTTCAAGGCGATCGTCGATGCCGCACACCGCGCCGACCCGACCTGGTTCTGGGCGGCGATCGCGATGGTCGTGCCGCTGACGCTCGGCACGTCCGAGCGGTTCCGAGTGCTGGCCGATGGCAGTATCGGCCTGGGCACCTCTATCCGGCTGATCCTCTCGGCCTCGACCCTCAACCTGGTGCTGCCTTCCAAGATGGGCGACATCGCCAAGGCTTGGGTGCTGCGCCAGCGCGACGGCATGGGCGATGCGCGGGCGCTGAGCCTGGTCGTGTTCGAGAAGATGCTCGACATGATGAGCTTGCTGGCGATGGGAACGGTGGCGCTGCTGGTCGCGGGGCTACACTTTCCCGGCGCCGGGCTGGCGCTGCTGGTAGTGGCGGGCGGTGCGGCGGCATTGTTCTGCGTCATGATCCCGGGGCTGATGGAGCGCCTTCCGCTGCGCCGGTTGCTCGGTGACCGACAGCTTCCCGCCAAGGTGGCGGCCGTGAGCGGCGCCTGGAACGAACTTACCCGCGGCTTCTGGGCCGACCGGGGCAAAGCGTTCGCGATCCTGGCAGGATCGCTGCTGATCTGGGTAGGGCATCTGTTCCAGATCTGGCTGTTTGCGCGCGCGATCGCGCCGACGATCCCGTTCGCCGAGACCGCAACCTTCGGGACGCTGGCGATCCTTGCGGGCCTTTTGCCGTTCACCTTTGCCGGGGTCGGTACGCGCGATGCCGCGCTGGTGCTGCTGTTCGCGCCGTGGCTGAACGGAGGCGAGGCGGCATTGCTCGGCCTGTTCGCGACCCTGCGCTACGTTCTGCCCGCTATCGCCGGGCTGCCCTTCGTCGGCGACTACTGGAAGGGGCGGGCCGCGCCCGCGCAATGA
- a CDS encoding DoxX family protein translates to MPTTTHVHAADGQAASYLPLIGRIGIAAIFLLSGFAKLTAPAATIGYISSAGLPLPQVALGLAILVELGGGLLLVLGYRTRLVAAVLAAFSIVTAIAFHAALSDQNQFIHFFKNVAIAGGLLQVVAFGPGRLSIDKR, encoded by the coding sequence ATGCCTACCACGACCCACGTCCATGCCGCCGACGGCCAGGCCGCTTCGTATCTTCCGCTGATCGGCCGGATCGGCATCGCCGCGATCTTCCTGCTCAGCGGCTTCGCCAAACTGACCGCGCCCGCCGCAACCATCGGCTATATTTCCTCGGCCGGCTTGCCGTTGCCCCAGGTGGCGCTGGGACTGGCCATTCTGGTGGAGCTCGGCGGCGGGCTGCTGCTGGTGCTCGGCTATCGCACCCGGCTGGTGGCGGCAGTGCTGGCGGCGTTTTCGATCGTCACGGCGATCGCCTTCCACGCCGCGCTGAGCGACCAGAACCAGTTCATCCACTTCTTCAAGAACGTGGCGATCGCGGGCGGCCTGCTTCAGGTGGTTGCCTTTGGCCCCGGGCGGCTCAGCATCGACAAGCGCTAA